TCGTCATTCATGGGAATCACTTCGTCCACGTGTTCCGGATTTACATTCGTGTCACATACGCCGATTACTTTCACGTGGCTTCCTACGGCTTCCATGAGCGCGGTCTTGTCGTGACGAATATCCGAGATGAAAATGGCGTCGGGAAGTTTCTTCATGTTTTCGATACCGCCTACTTTCACCTGGTCTTCTTCAATCTCGCGCGCAATAAGTAAACGTTCCATTTTGGTGTACTTTTCATCAAGCTCCCCCTTCTCCTGTTGCTCACGAAGTTTCACGTAGCGATTGATGGTCTCGCGCAGTTGACGGAAATTTGTCAGCGTTCCCCCAAGCCAGCGCTCGGTCACAAACGGCATCCCGCACGAAAGCGCGGCAGATTTTACGACCGACTTCGCTTGGGGCTTCGTGCCCACAAAAAGCACCACACCGCCCTGCGCCACAAGATTCTTTACCACCTCGAGCGCTCCCTTCAAACGCTCTTGTGTCTTTTCAAGATCAATAATATGGACCCCGCCGCGTGCGCCATAAATGTAGGGCGCCATTTTGGGATGCCAATGATTGGCCTGATGGCCAAAATGCGCTCCTGCCTCGAGGAGCTCGGGGAGTGAGGGAATTTGCATAAGATGTTCCTTTTAACGTGAGCGGCGCGATCGGGCCCTCAATGTGAGGGAGGAGCCGATTCGTGGAATTCCGCCTGTATGATTAATGGCGCAAGTCTAAGGGACATGCGGCGTCTTGTCAATGTCGGCTTATTTAACTAAAGTATGCATAGGCGGTGTCCCATCGCCGAAGGAGAGTCATGCCTGCATGCCGTGGTGAGGTCCGCACAACTTCTCCCCGTTCTTCATCTGTCGGTTTCGTCCGATCCGGCCGGGTCTACTCGACCCAGCTCGCCCTTCCCTTCTCGCGCGAGCCGCGCGTGGGGACCGCCTGCGTGAAGTGCGGCGAGCCCTACCGCCAGGATGGTGCCAGCGTCACCTGCGCCTGCGGCACGAGCGTCTCCGGCTACTAGCCAACCCTTGCGATCTTTCTTCTTTCTTCTTCGAGAGCCTTCGGGCTCTCTTTCGTTTACAAAATCCGCATGGACCTCTCCTCTCTACCGTATAAACATCGCGTCGCCGAAAGAGAAGAAACGATACCCGTTTGCGATGGCTTCGCGATACGCCTGCAGTATTCCCTCCCGCCCGGCAAAAGCACTTACAAGTGCCAAAAGCGTCGAGCGCGGCAAGTGAAAGTTTGTCACGAGTCCGTCAATCACACGAAAAGAGAACCCCGGCGTTATGAAAAGATTGATCTCCCCTTCGTATGGTCGGAGTTCTCCAAAGCACTCGGCAATCCCCTCGAGAGTCCGTACCGTCGTCGTTCCCACCGCGATCACTCTTCCCCCACGCTCTTTTGTGCGCCGGATACACGCCACTGTTTCTTTTGAGAGAGACACCCACTCCGCATGCATACGGTGCTCTTCTAGCGTCTCTGTTTTCACCGGTACAAATGTCCCCCCTCCTACGTGAAGAGTGACGAAAGCCTTCTCGATCCCCCTCTTTTCAAGCGCTTGAAAAAGTCGCGGCGTAAAGTGAAATCCCGATGTCGGCGCCGCCACCGATCCCACATGTTTAGCATAGATCGTCTGGTAATCCTCAAGACGCTTCGGTTCTTCCTTCACATACGGCGGCACGGGAATATGCCCCACGCGGTCACACAGCGCATGCACCTCTGCCACAGACGCCATCGCCTCCACCGCCGCCGCCTCTTTCTCCGTCGGTTTTTGC
The DNA window shown above is from Candidatus Uhrbacteria bacterium and carries:
- the rpsB gene encoding 30S ribosomal protein S2; protein product: MQIPSLPELLEAGAHFGHQANHWHPKMAPYIYGARGGVHIIDLEKTQERLKGALEVVKNLVAQGGVVLFVGTKPQAKSVVKSAALSCGMPFVTERWLGGTLTNFRQLRETINRYVKLREQQEKGELDEKYTKMERLLIAREIEEDQVKVGGIENMKKLPDAIFISDIRHDKTALMEAVGSHVKVIGVCDTNVNPEHVDEVIPMNDDAVRSIQMVYELLAEAVNEGKATAAQKEGKKEIKEQEV
- the queA gene encoding tRNA preQ1(34) S-adenosylmethionine ribosyltransferase-isomerase QueA — protein: MQNIDGSVAKRAFSDKGGRTPTALFDYDLPEECIAQRSVLPRDEARLLVLDRSSGVRTHACVLDLPTFLRAGDTLVFNDTKVFNARLMATCRGRVHEVLLLRALLDGHGTSQWEVILRGAKRLHAGDVLLCDGVMFVLRQKPTEKEAAAVEAMASVAEVHALCDRVGHIPVPPYVKEEPKRLEDYQTIYAKHVGSVAAPTSGFHFTPRLFQALEKRGIEKAFVTLHVGGGTFVPVKTETLEEHRMHAEWVSLSKETVACIRRTKERGGRVIAVGTTTVRTLEGIAECFGELRPYEGEINLFITPGFSFRVIDGLVTNFHLPRSTLLALVSAFAGREGILQAYREAIANGYRFFSFGDAMFIR